The following coding sequences are from one Cenarchaeum symbiosum A window:
- a CDS encoding sugar kinase (COG0063), protein MRRPIRTGRYAGYISLRGGWPLLSYTMRRNLWTSLLRRFMAARMIGEDDVRKFVPSRRRDSRKGENGKVLVVGGSYIYHGAPIFSSVAALRSGCDLVYTAVPKINAPATRAASPSMIVIPLADQKLTRGAARKLAGQIPTGLDSATIGMGLAIAERSALKVLVVALVDMDVRISLDAGALVREILGDISGKNCLVTPHAGEFKRLFGESPPADIEGRASMVERLAQEHGITILLKGPTDVISDGNRTLLNDRGAPAMTVGGTGDVLSGIAAGILARNRSPLESAAAAAYINGLAGEAAQEMHGLHITAMDLCELLPSVMKPFDRLE, encoded by the coding sequence ATGCGGCGCCCAATCCGCACCGGTCGATATGCCGGGTATATATCGCTTCGCGGGGGATGGCCCCTGCTTTCGTACACAATGCGCAGGAATTTATGGACGTCATTGCTCCGCCGTTTCATGGCGGCACGGATGATTGGCGAGGATGATGTAAGAAAGTTTGTCCCCTCCAGGAGAAGGGATTCGCGCAAGGGCGAGAACGGCAAGGTGCTCGTTGTGGGCGGCAGCTACATCTATCATGGCGCCCCCATATTCTCGTCTGTTGCTGCCCTGCGGTCCGGGTGCGACCTTGTGTACACGGCAGTCCCCAAGATCAACGCACCTGCCACGCGGGCCGCATCGCCCTCCATGATAGTGATCCCGCTTGCGGACCAAAAGCTTACGCGCGGGGCTGCAAGAAAGCTTGCAGGGCAGATCCCTACAGGCCTCGACTCCGCCACCATCGGGATGGGCCTGGCGATAGCCGAGAGGTCGGCGCTCAAAGTGCTCGTCGTGGCGCTCGTGGATATGGACGTCCGCATATCGCTTGATGCGGGCGCACTAGTCCGCGAGATACTAGGTGACATATCGGGCAAGAACTGCCTTGTCACTCCCCACGCAGGAGAGTTCAAGAGGCTCTTTGGGGAATCTCCCCCTGCTGATATCGAGGGGAGGGCTTCCATGGTGGAGCGGCTCGCACAAGAGCACGGCATAACCATACTCCTCAAGGGGCCCACGGATGTAATATCCGACGGGAACAGGACCCTGCTTAACGACCGGGGGGCTCCCGCCATGACGGTCGGCGGAACAGGCGATGTGCTCTCTGGGATAGCCGCGGGGATACTTGCAAGGAACAGAAGCCCGCTGGAATCTGCCGCTGCGGCAGCGTACATCAACGGGCTGGCAGGCGAGGCGGCGCAGGAGATGCACGGGCTGCACATAACCGCCATGGATCTCTGCGAGCTTTTACCCTCGGTCATGAAGCCGTTTGACCGCCTGGAATGA
- a CDS encoding deoxyhypusine synthase (COG1899), with translation MGIEELVEAYSKTGFNGRQLGEAAKLFGKMISEDATICLTISGALTPVGFGGIFKELIERGLVDWIITTGANVYHEDHFAWGLPVRQGHHEVDDMQLYDKGIVRIRDVFIKFYETLEVEDQIMQRMFRDRLLDSSFTSAEFCNVIGEISSAKAPHPERSFVAAAHKYDVPVYVSTLKDSSLALNLAVHRLRGKEHSLDFVREILEQAAIVHGSKKSGIVELGGGVPKNAAQQTGPLLDQILRRDHGGQDYIIQVTDARPDTGGLSGATLQEGKSWGKVQDAHEGMVTVYSDATIAFPIMALYAMSVGGRRRHKRLYKNLGRLYSDLKDAYFSEPDKYYGLLGDDYNMGSWPKT, from the coding sequence ATGGGGATAGAGGAGCTCGTCGAGGCGTATTCCAAGACCGGCTTTAACGGCCGCCAGCTCGGCGAGGCGGCAAAGCTCTTTGGCAAGATGATAAGCGAGGACGCCACCATCTGCCTTACAATCTCGGGGGCGCTCACCCCTGTCGGCTTTGGCGGCATATTCAAGGAGCTCATCGAGCGGGGGCTCGTCGACTGGATAATAACCACGGGTGCCAACGTCTACCACGAGGACCACTTTGCCTGGGGGCTCCCCGTAAGGCAGGGCCACCATGAGGTAGACGACATGCAGCTGTACGACAAGGGCATAGTCCGGATAAGGGACGTCTTTATCAAGTTCTACGAGACCCTCGAGGTAGAGGACCAGATAATGCAGAGGATGTTCCGGGACAGGCTGCTGGATAGCTCGTTTACGAGCGCCGAGTTTTGCAATGTAATAGGGGAGATATCATCTGCAAAGGCCCCGCATCCGGAGAGGAGCTTTGTGGCGGCGGCCCACAAGTATGACGTCCCCGTGTACGTATCGACGCTCAAGGATTCTTCTCTAGCGCTCAACCTTGCCGTGCACAGGCTGCGGGGCAAGGAGCACAGCCTGGACTTTGTGCGCGAGATACTAGAACAGGCGGCTATCGTGCACGGCTCCAAAAAATCAGGCATAGTCGAGCTTGGCGGGGGCGTCCCCAAAAATGCAGCCCAGCAGACGGGCCCCCTGCTTGACCAGATACTGCGGCGCGACCACGGCGGCCAGGACTACATAATACAGGTGACCGATGCGCGGCCCGACACGGGCGGCCTCTCCGGGGCGACCCTCCAGGAGGGCAAGAGCTGGGGCAAGGTCCAGGACGCGCACGAAGGTATGGTGACAGTATATTCTGATGCCACCATCGCGTTTCCCATAATGGCTCTATACGCGATGAGCGTGGGCGGGCGCCGCAGGCACAAAAGACTCTACAAGAATCTCGGCAGGCTGTACTCTGACCTCAAGGATGCATACTTTTCAGAGCCGGACAAGTACTATGGCCTGCTAGGCGACGACTACAACATGGGCAGCTGGCCCAAGACCTAG